ATAGGTGCAGGCTAAACGGACCCTCTTCGCTGTTTCATTGAGAAACGAGTCAATTCCGGGCCAGCAAGAAAGGGTGTTGAACACCCTTAATATTAGGTAATGTTATTTCTTGATCGCTCTAGCCACGCACACAATAAGTAGCCAGTTGGTTGATGAGCCACACTTTCTAATTCAATTGTCTAGCACAACGTCATGAAAAAAGTTATAGATATTATAGCCACGAGATGTAAGTTATATAACACAATCAACATAACAATAGTTGTCACAACGCATTCATTTGGATACCAATTGAACAAGTTGGAATAACTGGAGTCCATTACGCATTTACACGGAGAGAGAACAATTCCCAAATTCCACATGAAGGCATCTGGACCTTTCCTTATCCGTATATCTCACTATTACGCTATTGTGTCAAAAGCTCTGAGTCAACTATCTGTCGCCTCACTTGCATTATCGTTTGAGGACTGTCGCACAAATTGCCCACGAAATCGCGGTCGTTGTTCAGCTAATTTCTTTCTACTCTGATATCGAACCTGAAATTCAAACCATATTGAGTTAGCTCCAAAATACATGGGAGAAATTCACTGCAATTTGTAGAGCAGTAGCCTGCATCGCCCACAGAATGATGGAAACATGCATCACTTTTTGAGTGAAGTCAAATATACAAATGATCCTGTTTAATAGAAATGCCAAACTTGCTATCCAAGGATATTTATCCTCGGGGATAGGTGAGCGTCAACTTATGGTGACCCAAAAGCAAAAATAACCAAATTGACCAATCAACATCTGAAAAACAGTAATGTCAGCTCTTCTCAACCTCACTCTAGGTTTTAATCATCATCCAAGATTGGTGTTTATATCTTGTCTTCCTATGTACAGCACTCCCCTTCTCAGTTTAATAAAATCTAATCACAGTTTCAATGAACTCTTAACATATTCCAAGACATGGAATGTTCAAAATCTAGAGCAAAGGAGCAACTGACTTCTCTCACATAAGAGAAGGTTCACAACTAGGAAAACTGGATTGATGAGCATGGAGGGAATGATTGTGGTATCACAACCAGCAGATGGGATAAATGTAAACGGGTGCGGGTGGGGGTGAAACACAGTTGGAAAATAATTGAGGTTTTAGAGAGGAGAGGGATGTGCTGGGGATTTCCTGTGCATACTGCATAGCAGGATGCCATTGCTATTTTCCAATTTCCTTGTGTGTTTTTCAGAAATCTGTATTTACTGAGGTAGATCTCTGAGTGGAGGTAATGTCCACTATATCATCATAAAATTTCCTGTTCCAATGAGTATAACCATAGCAACAGATCATTTAAACAtgtttttggtccatttttagtCCATccaattgacaaaaataaatgtttttagtACTATTGTGGGGACTGCACATTTAAGGACTAAAggcatatttttgtcaaatataggaactaaaattgaaaatagaaaCTAATAgtgtgaaattaaattaaagatataGGATAGGATCAAAAGCATTTTTGAGCTTAATGGGTAATAAATCATTTACGTATGTCCTCTGTCCTCAGTTACCTTTTTATGAAAACACCTTTCTTCTCTCTCCTTTCTTTTTTGGCGAAATTTAGCCAGGGCTGCTTCCCTTTGAGAATTCTTGTTTTGATCTACTCTGTTGGCACTTCCACTCCCACTAGCATCACCACTGCCACTATTCCCAGTGAGTCCATTGTTGCTTTCTATGTTTGTCCCTGCAGCATTAATTGCATTACTGCTCCCATTTTGTCCATTGCTTCCATTGTTGCTGCCTGAAGCACTTCTATTGATACTGTAATTTCCCATATTACCTTCAACTAGTACTTCAACCACATTTGATGACCCAAAGTGTGGAGCAACGGAAGTCATTTTCTTTAAAGATTCAGCATCATGCTCAGGTGGCAATTGATGCTGCATGTTAGCAATATAGTTATGGTTTTCATAATGGCGATGAAAATCCTGAGTTGCAGAATCCTTATGAGTGTCAAGTTTAGGTGGTGCCAGCATTGTTGTTGTCATATCTTCAAAGTCCTGAGTTGCAGAATCCTTATGAGTGTCAACTTTAGGTGGTGCCAGCATTGTTGTTGTCATATCTTCAGTATTATGTAAGACATCTTGTTGAGAGGTACACGTGAGACTGTTCTTTATGAGCTGGAAAGCAGATGTTTGGCACAAAAATTTGGTTGTTGATACCACTGCTGGCTCACTTATAACTGCAGATTTAATAAAAGCATTATTAGTAGTAGAGCCCATATCATTGTTATTGCTAGCATCATTTGAGTTCTGGTTAGGAGGGTTGCCACTAGAATGAGATTGATCGTCACAAGATGAATTTTTCTTTGTAACTTCTAAGCTGTTATTTTGCGGAGAGTTGCTTCCGACACATCCGGTGGGAGACTTCTTACCATTAAAGGCCGCATTGTACCTGTGGAAAAAGACTTATAACAATAATAGAGTTGCTGATCctcaaaataattcaaaatggaAAGCAATAACACCAAATCATCATACCTTGAGAAAGCAGACAGATCAGAATGTCTTAAAACATTTCGTTCATCCTGAACTGTAGTAACAGCTTCTTCAACTCCTCTAAGCCTCTTTAAACTGAGCTCAAGAGATAGCAGCTCTTCAACATTATTAGTACCTTTATTTTCAATATCTGAGGACTTGGATCTTCTATTTAGGGGTTCAATTTCTCCGCTTCTCATTTGAGAATCAGAAGTGCTAGTCACAGCATCAGATAATGAAAGCCCTTTGCACCTTAGTTTGCCAGATTGATTTTCACAATTAAGGTCCAGTTGTCCTCTATTAATTTGCTCATTGAATGTAGAGGGACCCACATCAAGTGTGCTGATATGTTTTGAACCTGCAGTTTTGACTGGAACCTCATATATATAGTCGGTCATCTACCAAGTCAACTTTCATCTCTTACAGagggaaaaaaaatacaatccatAATCCACAAAAAAGTATGTGCATATACAAACACATAGGGGCATGAATGCATTTACGAATTGCTGGTCTCCAGCACTTGGAGCAGGGGTTACACATGTTATTCATTGAATAAGTAACAAAACAAGATAGAACatcaattgtaaaaataaaaactccaaCGCTGCTGAATAACAGTAAAAAGGAATTGAACAATTATAGGTGCAATCTTGAAAACATCTAAGCATGAAAGATGCACTATTAAATACGGAATTTAACATAGGAATAGGAACATTAAAATATTGCACACATAGTACAGGATTCAGATGAAACTTGTGATTTTGCATTATTAAGCCTTGACTCAATGAATCAAGAAACTGATAAGCACATCCCAGATACAGTCAAAATCTACATATCTTCTAATGCATCACTTGCTGCTGAATGAAGTTTCTAAAGGAAAACCAAAATTGGAGTAACATAATGAAAACAAGGAAGAAAATGTTAAAGTCAATTGCATGGaagaaattgttttaaaaaattcttccACAAAACATAACTTGTATTTTAATAAGATTAAATGTTACCTATATGTTGAGGTCAGCAATAGACAAAACCATGAAAAGCTTGAAATAACACCGTAATATTAATACCACAAGCATCACACATACTGTTAGGGTGACTTGGAGTAAGAAAGAGTCATTGCAGTGACAAGAAGCTCAAGGCAGCTTGACCTTACCTATTTGTTCTTTTTGTTCTGGACACTCCTTTATAACTGGAGGAACCATCTTGTTCCTACAAACTTCAGCATTGGAGTGAATAACTTGAGCACAAGTGCTTTCTGGACCCTCAGCTATCTGATCCCACTGAGAGACTGGTTTAGGACTGTCAACTTCTACAGCTTGTTTGGTCCAGGAGCTCTGCCAAAGGagaaaataatgaaattgaCAAGCAGcttttggttaaaaaaaatagaataagacCTATGCATGACATTACTGGCTAGTTAGCTTTATCCAGTACACAGACGGCCTGCTGTGGTGTTTTCTGTTTAACTGTTTTCTTCCTTTTACTAAATGTTTGATGTATTAATGGATAACTATTACAGTACGAAGGCTTTTATCCTTTTACTTTATCAAATACTAGAAAAGTGGTAACTGTCTTTCATGCTAGTCAGACAGTTGCAACTACATGAACCACCTTCTTTGCATTAAACTAATCCCAAGCACGATGTTCCACACTTGTTACTAATTCCACACAAGCTGTTTTAGAATGTGTCAATTTGAAGACTCAAGAACTTCCACCTAACTAGGTTTATGTTCTTAAGCTATAAAATGTCTGATGATAACAAAATGAATCATGTTTACATGATGTGAAACAGATAAATCCTGACGGTTACATGATTGCAAGTTATCAACACAAAATATTTTGTTAGTATAGTTCATTTCTTGGCCATATACATCAGATTATGAACCACATCTCCTATTACACGTGACTCTTGCACATACTCCAATAAAATAAAGGGGCGTCACAAAAAACTGACATGTCACTTAAGGCTTGTCAGATGTCCACATTTCACAATTATGGAATCTCAAAACAACTAAATCATTTTTTGCCTAGGTGTATTGGCTACATGgattaaataattatgtctaataaataataatagacTATTAGTTTTCATTGATCTCTTACTACCTCTACCTCTAACCAGTGTTGCAAAACCCGAGTCAAACTGATTTCCTTAAATGGAGTCATGGTGCAAGAGATGGTGTCACGATGCATGCTTTTAgcaaatgttaaaattttaattggagacatgaaaaataaatgaaaacttAGAGACGTGAAACCAAATCATGAAAACGCACAATTTTCACCTAACTAGAAGTAAATTAGAGTCTATGGAGAACAGGATACACAGATATCCTAACTTAGAGGTGAAATTGGATACCACCCTTGTTAGAATATATGAAAACATCTTATAATATCTTCATATTATGTCAGAATATCTTAGTTCATCTCGTAGGATCAGTATTTAATCTTAAGGTATCTTAGATTATCTCTTAAGATTAGTTTCCACATTACTTAGTTATTGTTGAAAGtgtgagattttagagaaaaggaggagagaaaataataagggtttgaatattattgataatagcttaatgctgacttgattacaatagactcaatactaatctctatttatagagaaacatagactaaatcctaaattatgaataaatcataataataataagagatattctaagatatctctataattataaattgatcctaagaaataatttaagatactataatataatataaaagatattataagatattttttaatattctaacactccccctcaagctaaagcttactaagctttagcttgctacaagaaaatattttgctccacaaaataataaaaaatatggagaggcaactcagggatgcatgcgaagtcggagagaattgctataaatatagcctagccagatagtctgattaatcatcagcctgagagaaattcatggaaggcaattgaaaaaagcaagctccgttcttctaaaaaactgcatttggaagcttcaaaccaataataatggagaggcaactcagggatgcatgtgaagtcggaaagaatagctataaatatagcctaacCAGATAGTCTGATTGATCATTAGCCTGAGAAAAATTCATGGCAGGCAATTGAAAaaagcaagctccgttcttctaaaaaactgcatttggaagcttcaaaccataataatggagactcaaaatatttaaacttaaatctgcttcaaggagagagaggcgtgcttcaaggagagaaagacAAGGCTagtgcatctgggacaaattgccaaggtaaagtaagtcatgaaaataaaaggcACCGTTAGAATAACCACTAACGGAAAaagtcatcactaatataattcatatgtgGAAAAAGGTACACCACCAAAATGATCGTCGGTGGGAATAAAAACcacttttataatatattagtaagaactaaattgcatgacaaacaccgaAGAAGAAGCAGCGCGACTCTAACGAAACAAAGTCATGATCAATGAACGTAATCAGAAAATGCGTCCAAAACAGGAGAGATAATGGCTGTTTGAACAATGACACATATTTTCGCTGATCAAAATTGGAGCGTAAGGGCAGATCTGGAACCATCGAAGAGAGAATAATCGTGCACCAAGAAGAATCCCATCCATTGAATTACAAATCTTATATATGAATCTTTATCAATAGAGCCAAGAAGAAATATGTTAATAGCAATAGACAAAGAAGGTAGCCAAGGAACCAAAGGAACTCCCCAAATTGTAGGCTTCTTTGCCATTGGTACAAAAAGCCAAATACCACCCGTCCCTAAAATCCACAGTGGAACAAAAACTAAATAACCAATCCAGCCATCAGTACTATTATTCCAATAAGCTGAAATTCCAATTGAAGAGCCAATAATCAACACAAGACCCATAATGAAATTGCGTTGATCTCCTTTTGTAGTTACTCCACTTGAATAATAACGCCTTACTAAAAGCGCTAAGGCCACAAGGGAAAATATAAATAAGGTGGAAATTGACAAAATGTTAGAGAGAATAGCAAGATCAGTGAAAAAAAGCAACAACACCAGAAGCTGCAAGTATTGAGATAGTAGCATTCATAGGTGTCCCAGTTCTATGATCAACAAGAGCAAACCAAGGTGGCATCATGTGAGTACGTGCAATGTGAGTTAAATAACGAGCTTGACCAACAGCACCAAATGCAACCGAAAAAGGTGCATTAACATCTATATCTTTATAATTCTGCATGAGACAAAGTGTTGTAGCTAGTAAGCAATATAATATGGTGGTAATCAACATAGATCCAACAAGACCAATAGGAATGTCTCTGCCAGGATTCTTGGTTTCCTCAGCCATAGTTGAAACAGCATCAAAGCCAACATAAGCAAAGAAAAGAACAGCAGAA
The genomic region above belongs to Cicer arietinum cultivar CDC Frontier isolate Library 1 chromosome 4, Cicar.CDCFrontier_v2.0, whole genome shotgun sequence and contains:
- the PRR37B gene encoding two-component response regulator-like APRR7 isoform X1 — protein: MTRGIRMSVDGDSNELTQRLQDGKNNLKEGVDGKEHGLHEGDEVKCNGVAEGVKVGEGGNGESSSVQQQVLQQQPQGAIICWERFLHIRSLKVLLVEYDDCTRHIVTALLRNCSYEVIVAANGLQAWKILEDLTNHIDLVLTEVAMPGLSGIALLYKIMGHNTRKNVPVIMMSAHDSMGLVFKCLSKGAVDFLVKPIRKNELKNLWQHVWRRCHSSSGSGSESGTQTQKSVKLKSLEKFDNNSGSNDEEDNGSTGLNNGDGSDNGSGTQSSWTKQAVEVDSPKPVSQWDQIAEGPESTCAQVIHSNAEVCRNKMVPPVIKECPEQKEQIVKTAGSKHISTLDVGPSTFNEQINRGQLDLNCENQSGKLRCKGLSLSDAVTSTSDSQMRSGEIEPLNRRSKSSDIENKGTNNVEELLSLELSLKRLRGVEEAVTTVQDERNVLRHSDLSAFSRYNAAFNGKKSPTGCVGSNSPQNNSLEVTKKNSSCDDQSHSSGNPPNQNSNDASNNNDMGSTTNNAFIKSAVISEPAVVSTTKFLCQTSAFQLIKNSLTCTSQQDVLHNTEDMTTTMLAPPKVDTHKDSATQDFEDMTTTMLAPPKLDTHKDSATQDFHRHYENHNYIANMQHQLPPEHDAESLKKMTSVAPHFGSSNVVEVLVEGNMGNYSINRSASGSNNGSNGQNGSSNAINAAGTNIESNNGLTGNSGSGDASGSGSANRVDQNKNSQREAALAKFRQKRKEREERCFHKKVRYQSRKKLAEQRPRFRGQFVRQSSNDNASEATDS
- the PRR37B gene encoding two-component response regulator-like APRR7 isoform X2, encoding MTRGIRMSVDGDSNELTQRLQDGKNNLKEGVDGKEHGLHEGDEVKCNGVAEGVKVGEGGNGESSSVQQQVLQQQPQGAIICWERFLHIRSLKVLLVEYDDCTRHIVTALLRNCSYEVIVAANGLQAWKILEDLTNHIDLVLTEVAMPGLSGIALLYKIMGHNTRKNVPVIMMSAHDSMGLVFKCLSKGAVDFLVKPIRKNELKNLWQHVWRRCHSSSGSGSESGTQTQKSVKLKSLEKFDNNSGSNDEEDNGSTGLNNGDGSDNGSGTQSSWTKQAVEVDSPKPVSQWDQIAEGPESTCAQVIHSNAEVCRNKMVPPVIKECPEQKEQIGSKHISTLDVGPSTFNEQINRGQLDLNCENQSGKLRCKGLSLSDAVTSTSDSQMRSGEIEPLNRRSKSSDIENKGTNNVEELLSLELSLKRLRGVEEAVTTVQDERNVLRHSDLSAFSRYNAAFNGKKSPTGCVGSNSPQNNSLEVTKKNSSCDDQSHSSGNPPNQNSNDASNNNDMGSTTNNAFIKSAVISEPAVVSTTKFLCQTSAFQLIKNSLTCTSQQDVLHNTEDMTTTMLAPPKVDTHKDSATQDFEDMTTTMLAPPKLDTHKDSATQDFHRHYENHNYIANMQHQLPPEHDAESLKKMTSVAPHFGSSNVVEVLVEGNMGNYSINRSASGSNNGSNGQNGSSNAINAAGTNIESNNGLTGNSGSGDASGSGSANRVDQNKNSQREAALAKFRQKRKEREERCFHKKVRYQSRKKLAEQRPRFRGQFVRQSSNDNASEATDS